From a single Rosa rugosa chromosome 7, drRosRugo1.1, whole genome shotgun sequence genomic region:
- the LOC133719982 gene encoding growth-regulating factor 3 isoform X2, whose product MDFHLKQWRNQQHESEEQQPYSSATKIPKLEHLQTQTHPEPASGYALPLFVPEPNTKVISTLSAFSESTTPTPASSATRFPRMGSFFSMSQWQELELQALIFRYMLAGAAVPPELLQPIKRSLLHSQFFFHHPLQQYPALLQSGYWGRGAMDPEPTRCRRTDGKKWRCSRDVVTGQKYCERHVHRGRNRSRKHVEVTTTATTTTNAAGGGGGGVRTLDATTTNAVVTVASSLGNGSDGTHFALSGSSPSIDLLQLKQREVSGGIQSDNHILRPFFDDWPGQLQEPDNGRGNASSMNSATSLSISIRGNTSSDVSLKLSTGNGVEPGQESEQPQLNWPTGWGTNHMASLGGPLAEALRSSNSNSNSSPTSVLHRLPRGSVSETSFIST is encoded by the exons atgGACTTTCATCTCAAGCAATGGAGAAACCAGCAGCATGAGTCAGAGGAACAACAGCCCTATTCTTCTGCTACAAAGATACCAAAACTTGAGCACCTTCAGACCCAAACACACCCTGAACCAGCTTCTGGGTATGCTCTCCCTTTGTTTGTACCTGAACCAAACACCAAAGTCATCAGCACCCTGTCAGCATTTTCTGAATCTACTACTCCTACACCAGCTTCTTCTGCCACCAGATTTCCCA GGATGGGGAGCTTCTTCAGCATGAGTCAGTGGCAAGAGCTTGAGCTGCAGGCTTTGATATTTAGGTACATGCTGGCTGGTGCTGCTGTTCCTCCTGAACTTCTTCAGCCAATCAAGAGAAGCCTTCTGCATTCTCAATTCTTCTTCCACCACCCTCTTCAACAGTACCCCGCTT tGTTGCAATCTGGGTACTGGGGAAGAGGGGCCATGGATCCAGAGCCGACCAGGTGCCGGAGGACAGATGGCAAGAAATGGCGGTGCTCTCGAGACGTAGTGACCGGTCAGAAGTACTGCGAGCGCCACGTGCACCGCGGACGAAACCGTTCAAGAAAGCATGTGGAAGtcaccaccaccgccaccacAACCACAAACGccgccggaggaggaggaggaggagtaagGACTCTTGATGCTACCACCACCAACGCAGTCGTTACTGTTGCCTCATCGTTGGGAAATGGGTCGGATGGGACCCATTTTGCTCTTTCCGGGTCGTCCCCTTCCATCGATCTGCTCCAGCTCAAACAAAG GGAGGTTTCGGGAGGTATTCAATCCGACAATCATATCTTGCGGCCTTTTTTCGATGACTGGCCGGGACAGCTCCAAGAACCGGACAATGGGAGAGGCAATGCTAGCTCAATGAACTCTGCCACCTCCCTCTCCATTTCAATACGTGGAAACACATCATCAGATGTGTCGTTGAAGTTGTCTACCGGCAATGGAGTAGAACCAGGCCAAGAGAGTGAGCAGCCGCAATTGAATTGGCCAACGGGATGGGGGACAAACCATATGGCTTCATTGGGAGGGCCTCTTGCAGAGGCTCTGCGTTcctccaactccaactccaactcctcACCGACCAGTGTTCTTCATCGGTTGCCTCGTGGCTCAGTCTCTGAAACTAGCTTCATCAGCACCTGA
- the LOC133719982 gene encoding growth-regulating factor 3 isoform X1: MDFHLKQWRNQQHESEEQQPYSSATKIPKLEHLQTQTHPEPASGYALPLFVPEPNTKVISTLSAFSESTTPTPASSATRFPRMGSFFSMSQWQELELQALIFRYMLAGAAVPPELLQPIKRSLLHSQFFFHHPLQQYPALLQSGYWGRGAMDPEPTRCRRTDGKKWRCSRDVVTGQKYCERHVHRGRNRSRKHVEVTTTATTTTNAAGGGGGGVRTLDATTTNAVVTVASSLGNGSDGTHFALSGSSPSIDLLQLKQSSLESKHENKSFFDNRREVSGGIQSDNHILRPFFDDWPGQLQEPDNGRGNASSMNSATSLSISIRGNTSSDVSLKLSTGNGVEPGQESEQPQLNWPTGWGTNHMASLGGPLAEALRSSNSNSNSSPTSVLHRLPRGSVSETSFIST; this comes from the exons atgGACTTTCATCTCAAGCAATGGAGAAACCAGCAGCATGAGTCAGAGGAACAACAGCCCTATTCTTCTGCTACAAAGATACCAAAACTTGAGCACCTTCAGACCCAAACACACCCTGAACCAGCTTCTGGGTATGCTCTCCCTTTGTTTGTACCTGAACCAAACACCAAAGTCATCAGCACCCTGTCAGCATTTTCTGAATCTACTACTCCTACACCAGCTTCTTCTGCCACCAGATTTCCCA GGATGGGGAGCTTCTTCAGCATGAGTCAGTGGCAAGAGCTTGAGCTGCAGGCTTTGATATTTAGGTACATGCTGGCTGGTGCTGCTGTTCCTCCTGAACTTCTTCAGCCAATCAAGAGAAGCCTTCTGCATTCTCAATTCTTCTTCCACCACCCTCTTCAACAGTACCCCGCTT tGTTGCAATCTGGGTACTGGGGAAGAGGGGCCATGGATCCAGAGCCGACCAGGTGCCGGAGGACAGATGGCAAGAAATGGCGGTGCTCTCGAGACGTAGTGACCGGTCAGAAGTACTGCGAGCGCCACGTGCACCGCGGACGAAACCGTTCAAGAAAGCATGTGGAAGtcaccaccaccgccaccacAACCACAAACGccgccggaggaggaggaggaggagtaagGACTCTTGATGCTACCACCACCAACGCAGTCGTTACTGTTGCCTCATCGTTGGGAAATGGGTCGGATGGGACCCATTTTGCTCTTTCCGGGTCGTCCCCTTCCATCGATCTGCTCCAGCTCAAACAAAG CTCTTTGGAGTCCAAACATGAGAACAAGAGCTTCTTTGATAACCGCAGGGAGGTTTCGGGAGGTATTCAATCCGACAATCATATCTTGCGGCCTTTTTTCGATGACTGGCCGGGACAGCTCCAAGAACCGGACAATGGGAGAGGCAATGCTAGCTCAATGAACTCTGCCACCTCCCTCTCCATTTCAATACGTGGAAACACATCATCAGATGTGTCGTTGAAGTTGTCTACCGGCAATGGAGTAGAACCAGGCCAAGAGAGTGAGCAGCCGCAATTGAATTGGCCAACGGGATGGGGGACAAACCATATGGCTTCATTGGGAGGGCCTCTTGCAGAGGCTCTGCGTTcctccaactccaactccaactcctcACCGACCAGTGTTCTTCATCGGTTGCCTCGTGGCTCAGTCTCTGAAACTAGCTTCATCAGCACCTGA